ATCCAATCGACATCACCGGatgccacctcctcctccacccgacattccccatcctcatctgcatctgcatctgtttCAACTGCTAAATCTCGCACCTTATGTGCTGATTTCAACGGCAAAGTGCTCCGTGGAGACGGCAGATCCTGGCCAACGAAGAGGGTTTCTAAAATTGGCAATAACTACGGATGTCTCTGCGACTTCCGGTGCAATATCTGCAAATCACTTCCCTAACAATTGGAGTTTATTAGTTATATATGGTATTAATGGTTAAAATGGCTATAAACTTGCAGCTGTGTTCATTGCAATAGCAGTGCATGAGAAACTAAGATATATAAAGGTATTTTTCCATGACTTTTTTCGTATATGTACCAAACGACTTTACACTGATATGGAAAACGATTGGGCTTATGCATTCAAAGTAATCATTAAACTGGATGGATGAAAATTATGCTTAACACAAAGTAGGGCTTGAAATGTATAAGAACGTCGGCAATcagtgaaatgcaaatatacaACGTAGtacaaaaaatcaataccAGAAAAGTTTGCTGTGAAGCAacagaaaatcagaaaaactGGCTTTCTTCCCTTCAGGCttgcaatttgttggccaaatgccaTAGTTTCTTGTTATTCCACAAAACTGCCGCCTGTAAACAAGTTGTTTTCCATCGTTTTCCCATTGACCAATGTGCTTAACATTGATTGCTTTGGTTCATTCCCTTACGCACAGATTTCCCATAGAAACGGATCCTCTGGGGCACTTCAGGTTTTGTGTCGACTCTTCAGGTTTTACGGGGAAGTATCCAGATATAACTTGCCGCAACTTGATACAAAATTTCTTTTCTGGCAGCCAGTGCGTTCCGGCTAAACAGTTTTGGTTAAGTATATTGTACTGTGTTCAATAATAGATCTGTATTTCATACGTCGGCAATTAGATGACTCCTCCGTCGGTGGCTGCGGTTCACATCTTCGGCTTTTGGggctaaaaacaaaaccacCCTTGCACGACCTTGGTGAACTGCAGGTCAGATCGAGGAAACCCAGAATTAGAATAAGAACTAAATACCTTCGACTCATTCCGAAtacaaaatagaaataaaGATTACGTTTGGAATTATGGAGATACATAAACTAGACAAATTTGTATTGGACACGGTAGTTCCAcagcacagaaaaaaacaattgtaaaaaaaacaagagagaacgctatagtcgagttcccgactatctgataccgttactcagctagtggaagtgcgaaggcgagtcttcaacactgacagttttttcggtttgagggagttagagtgggcgtggcaaaagttttttggcaaatcgatagaatattacaagactaatacaaaaatgaaaaatatcaaaacagttttcaaaagtgtgggcgtggcagctttgggcggtttgtgggcgttacagtgggcgtggcaaaaagttttttggcaaatcgttagaaatttacaagactaaaacaaaactgaaaaaatatcaaaacatttttcaaaagtgtgggcgtggcagttttatgcggtttgtgggcgttagagtgggcgtggcaacatgaatcaacaaacttgcgctgcgtctatgtctctggagtccgtatgtttaatctcaactttctagcttttgtagttcctgaaatctcgacgttcatacggacagacggacagacggacggacagacggacagacggacagacggacagacggacggacagacggacatggccagatcaactcggctactgatcctgatcaagaatatatatactttatatggtcggaatcgcttccttctgcctgttacatacttttcaacgaatctagtatacccttttactctacgagtaacgggtataataaacaAATCTGTTATCGCTAGCAACCTTCTCATTTTTTATGGAGgagtttgttttattattagtaGAAACCTCTTGTAATTTCATTATTCCATTTTAAGGTACCAAATGAGTCCTgtcatatatttaataatcaGGTCGCCATATATATCTTTAATGGGAAATGACAAAcgtcttttatattttatttcacatttatattttgcatattcGCCGTAATTACTTTATCTTAACCCAGAACGAATCGGAACTTTAATGTAATTTACCGCTCCATAATCGTAATTGCACACTACAAACagaatttaaa
This sequence is a window from Drosophila teissieri strain GT53w chromosome 2R, Prin_Dtei_1.1, whole genome shotgun sequence. Protein-coding genes within it:
- the LOC122613800 gene encoding uncharacterized protein LOC122613800 isoform X2, with protein sequence MSRRSCKGGFVFSPKSRRCEPQPPTEESSNCRPGTHWLPEKKFCIKLRQVISGYFPVKPEESTQNLKCPRGSVSMGNLCVRE
- the LOC122613800 gene encoding uncharacterized protein LOC122613800 isoform X1 — protein: MSRRYLVLILILGFLDLTCSSPRSCKGGFVFSPKSRRCEPQPPTEESSNCRPGTHWLPEKKFCIKLRQVISGYFPVKPEESTQNLKCPRGSVSMGNLCVRE